From Streptomyces sp. HUAS MG91, the proteins below share one genomic window:
- a CDS encoding gas vesicle protein GvpG: MGLTRLVGEVLLLPLAPVRGSMWVMEQLVAEAERHYYDPAVIRSELSSLERQLTEGDIDQETFDRIEDQLLDRLEGK; this comes from the coding sequence GTGGGGCTGACCAGGCTCGTCGGCGAGGTGCTGCTGCTGCCCCTCGCGCCCGTGCGCGGGTCGATGTGGGTGATGGAGCAGCTGGTCGCCGAGGCCGAACGGCACTACTACGACCCAGCCGTGATCCGTTCCGAACTCAGCTCCCTGGAGCGGCAGTTGACGGAGGGCGACATTGACCAGGAGACGTTCGACCGGATCGAGGACCAGCTTCTCGACCGGCTGGAAGGGAAGTGA
- a CDS encoding NAD(P)/FAD-dependent oxidoreductase yields MSRTRVLVVGAGFAGYRAARLLSRVARRDAEIVLLNPTDYFLYLPLLPQVAAGVLEPRRVTVSLSGTLPHARLVLGEADAVDLDRRTVAYTDPEGGHGTLAYDRLVLAVGSVNKLLPVPGVAEYAHGFRGMPEALYLRDHVTRQIELAAAAPDAETCRARCTFVVVGGGYTGTEVAAQGQLLSAALVRKRPPRHGVRPRWMLLDIAPRLLPELDEHLSRTAGRVLRERGVEVRTGTSVKEATADGVHLDDGEFVGTRTLVWCVGVRPDPLVAALGRPLERGRLLVDPYLTVPGYPEVFACGDAAAVPDLARPGEYTPMTAQHAWRQGRIAGINVAASLGMGRRRAYRHKDLGFTVDLGGAQAAADPFGIPLAGPLACAVTRGYHLAALPGNRVRVAADWLLDAVLPRQAVQLGLVRSWSVPLDTASPELARMPDGHGAVPPRDRPHDPSSALPTDPSTDPSTDPSTDPSTDSSSDPSSDSSDGGSP; encoded by the coding sequence GTGAGCCGCACACGTGTCCTGGTCGTCGGTGCCGGGTTCGCCGGGTACCGGGCCGCTCGACTGCTGAGCCGGGTGGCCCGGCGCGATGCCGAGATCGTCCTGCTCAACCCGACCGACTATTTCCTGTATCTGCCGCTGCTGCCGCAGGTCGCCGCCGGCGTCCTGGAACCGCGCCGGGTGACGGTGTCGCTGTCCGGGACGCTGCCGCACGCCCGCCTCGTCCTCGGCGAGGCCGACGCGGTGGACCTCGACCGGCGGACCGTCGCGTACACCGATCCCGAGGGCGGGCACGGCACGCTGGCGTACGACCGACTCGTCCTGGCCGTCGGCAGCGTGAACAAGCTGCTGCCGGTGCCCGGCGTCGCCGAGTACGCGCACGGCTTCCGCGGCATGCCCGAGGCGCTGTACCTGCGCGACCACGTGACCCGGCAGATCGAGCTGGCCGCCGCCGCGCCCGACGCCGAGACCTGCCGCGCACGCTGCACCTTCGTCGTGGTCGGCGGCGGCTACACGGGGACCGAAGTCGCCGCGCAGGGGCAGCTGTTGAGCGCCGCCCTGGTACGGAAGCGGCCGCCGCGCCACGGCGTGCGGCCGCGCTGGATGCTGCTCGACATCGCGCCGCGCCTGCTCCCCGAACTCGACGAGCACCTGTCGCGCACCGCGGGCCGGGTGCTGCGCGAGCGGGGCGTCGAGGTGCGCACCGGAACCTCGGTGAAGGAGGCCACCGCCGACGGCGTCCACCTCGACGACGGGGAGTTCGTCGGCACCCGCACCCTGGTGTGGTGCGTCGGCGTGCGGCCCGACCCGCTCGTCGCCGCGCTCGGCAGGCCGCTGGAGCGCGGGCGGCTGCTCGTCGACCCGTATCTGACGGTGCCCGGGTACCCCGAGGTGTTCGCCTGCGGGGACGCGGCGGCCGTTCCCGACCTCGCGCGGCCGGGGGAGTACACCCCGATGACCGCGCAGCACGCCTGGCGGCAGGGGAGGATCGCCGGGATCAACGTCGCCGCCTCCCTCGGCATGGGCCGGCGGCGCGCCTACCGGCACAAGGACCTCGGCTTCACGGTCGACCTCGGCGGGGCGCAGGCCGCGGCCGACCCGTTCGGCATCCCGCTGGCCGGCCCGCTCGCCTGCGCCGTCACCCGTGGCTACCACCTCGCCGCGCTGCCCGGCAACCGCGTGCGGGTCGCCGCCGACTGGCTCCTGGACGCCGTACTGCCCCGCCAGGCGGTCCAGTTGGGGCTCGTGCGGTCCTGGTCCGTGCCCCTCGACACCGCCTCGCCCGAACTGGCGCGGATGCCCGACGGCCACGGCGCGGTCCCACCCCGCGACCGGCCCCATGACCCGTCCAGCGCCCTGCCAACCGATCCGTCAACCGATCCGTCAACCGATCCGTCAACCGATCCGTCAACCGACTCGTCCAGTGACCCGTCCAGCGACTCGTCCGATGGAGGATCCCCGTGA
- a CDS encoding phage holin family protein, which produces MERLDQRLTDEVTGAVRDTVRDSVRDAVRDEMRGVVNRRRRTAALYAGSALSALYAGAAAAVALGLALALALPSWAAALIVAALLGVAAFVLRQAARPKGPEIPPMPPGPPPGT; this is translated from the coding sequence ATGGAACGCTTGGATCAACGACTCACCGACGAAGTGACAGGGGCCGTACGCGACACTGTGCGCGACTCCGTACGCGACGCCGTCCGTGACGAGATGCGGGGCGTCGTGAACCGGCGGCGCCGCACCGCCGCGCTGTACGCCGGGTCGGCGCTGTCGGCCCTGTACGCCGGCGCGGCGGCCGCGGTGGCGCTCGGGCTCGCGCTGGCGCTGGCCCTGCCGAGCTGGGCCGCCGCCCTGATCGTCGCGGCGCTGCTCGGGGTCGCGGCGTTCGTGCTGCGGCAGGCGGCCAGGCCCAAGGGGCCCGAGATCCCGCCGATGCCGCCCGGACCGCCGCCCGGGACGTGA
- a CDS encoding VOC family protein, whose amino-acid sequence MEILGTTLRVCVADPAMLESTVTFYERLTGSRAMRFERGGVSVAAVGCFLLMSGPATELDVLRKVAATIAVPDVDEAYALLTASGAKVLAGPVPSPGGRNLIALHPDGSVFEYVDRQAPAEG is encoded by the coding sequence ATGGAGATCCTGGGCACCACGCTGCGCGTCTGCGTCGCCGATCCGGCGATGCTGGAGTCGACGGTCACGTTCTACGAGCGCCTGACGGGCAGCAGAGCGATGCGCTTCGAGCGTGGCGGCGTCTCGGTGGCCGCGGTCGGCTGCTTCCTGCTGATGAGCGGCCCCGCGACCGAGCTGGACGTGCTGCGCAAGGTGGCCGCCACGATCGCGGTGCCCGATGTCGACGAGGCGTACGCCCTGCTCACCGCGTCCGGCGCGAAGGTCCTCGCGGGCCCGGTGCCGAGCCCGGGCGGCCGCAATCTCATCGCGCTGCACCCGGACGGATCCGTCTTCGAGTACGTCGACCGGCAGGCGCCCGCCGAAGGGTGA
- a CDS encoding gas vesicle protein, whose protein sequence is MTNTERPHTSSPRRRSDSHDAGHDDGHDDKVNEEGRVPRPMEVLREARAQLAELTGMTPESVSSFERSEDGWELQVEVLEVSRVPDTMSLLASYQVSLDPQGGLTGYRRVRRYERGRAEPRRAGGQ, encoded by the coding sequence ATGACGAACACGGAGAGACCGCACACGTCGTCCCCCCGGCGCCGGAGCGACAGCCATGACGCCGGCCACGACGACGGTCACGACGACAAGGTGAACGAGGAGGGCCGCGTGCCGCGCCCCATGGAGGTGCTGCGCGAGGCGCGGGCCCAGCTGGCGGAGCTCACCGGAATGACGCCCGAATCCGTGTCGTCCTTCGAACGCTCGGAAGACGGCTGGGAGTTGCAGGTCGAGGTCCTGGAAGTGTCCCGCGTCCCCGACACGATGAGCCTGCTGGCGAGCTACCAGGTGAGCCTGGACCCGCAGGGCGGGCTCACCGGATACCGGCGGGTCCGCCGCTACGAACGCGGACGCGCCGAGCCCCGCAGGGCCGGCGGCCAGTAG
- a CDS encoding carboxymuconolactone decarboxylase family protein, which yields MNTEPEPEPGSGPEPAPATAETRQDRFDRGLETLNRINGDAAPRVLDSLADVSPELAHQIVAWGFGEIYRRPALPPRDRQLLTLGILTALGGCEPQLEVHVDAALNVGLTPEEIVEALLHSAGYAGFPRALNATFVAKKVFAERGLLPVDQK from the coding sequence ATGAACACCGAACCCGAACCCGAACCCGGATCCGGCCCCGAACCCGCCCCCGCGACCGCCGAGACCCGCCAGGACCGCTTCGACCGGGGCCTGGAAACGCTGAACCGGATCAACGGGGACGCCGCCCCGCGCGTCCTGGACTCCCTCGCCGACGTCAGCCCAGAACTCGCGCACCAGATCGTCGCCTGGGGCTTCGGCGAGATCTACCGCCGCCCCGCGCTGCCGCCGCGCGACCGCCAGTTGCTCACCCTGGGCATCCTGACGGCCCTCGGCGGCTGCGAGCCCCAGCTGGAGGTGCACGTAGACGCCGCCCTCAACGTCGGGCTGACCCCCGAGGAGATCGTCGAGGCGCTGCTGCACTCGGCGGGCTACGCCGGTTTCCCGCGGGCCCTCAACGCCACCTTCGTCGCCAAGAAGGTCTTCGCCGAGCGCGGCCTGCTGCCCGTGGACCAGAAGTAG
- a CDS encoding transketolase — MQDLARQLRVDSVRAADAAGSGHPTSSMSAADLLAVLLASHFRYDFERPAHPGNDRFVLSKGHASPLLYAAYKAAGVIDDAELLTFRTLGSRLEGHPTPQRLPWVETATGSLGQGLPVAVGIALSGKRLDRVGYRVHVLCGDSELAEGSVWEAAEHAGFEHLDNLTLIVDVNRLGQRGPTRHGHDLDAYARRFRAFGWHTIEIDGHDIAEIDHAYTGAASTTGRPTAIIARTVKGKGVASVEDREGLHGKPLPDAAAAVEELGGDRGTRVHVQAPPAARALHSVRGAEPELPRYEIGDEVATRTAFGEALTALGSARGDVVVLDGEVGDSTRAEFFAKEHPDRYFECYIAEQQLVGASVGLAARGWVPFAATFGAFLTRAHDFVRMAAVSGAGINLVGSHAGVAIGQDGPSQMGLEDLAMFRAVHGSTVLCPCDANQTAQLVARMADLSGVRYLRTSRGAGPVIYGPDEEFPVGGSKVLRSGDHDRVTLVAAGVTVHEALAAADELATAGIPVRVIDAYSVKPVDREALREAARATGCLVTVEDHREEGGLGDAVAQVFSDGSPAPRLVRLGVRTMPGSASPEEQLREAGIDAGSLSAAVALLVEQHVAP; from the coding sequence ATGCAGGACCTGGCACGGCAGTTGAGGGTCGACTCGGTCCGCGCGGCCGACGCCGCGGGGTCCGGGCACCCCACGTCGTCGATGTCCGCGGCCGACCTGCTGGCCGTCCTCCTGGCGAGCCACTTCCGCTACGACTTCGAACGCCCCGCCCACCCGGGCAACGACCGCTTCGTCCTCTCCAAGGGCCATGCCTCGCCCCTGCTGTACGCGGCGTACAAGGCGGCCGGGGTCATCGACGACGCCGAACTGCTCACCTTCCGCACCCTCGGCAGCCGCCTCGAAGGGCATCCGACGCCCCAGCGGCTTCCGTGGGTGGAGACCGCCACCGGCTCGCTCGGACAGGGCCTGCCGGTCGCCGTCGGCATCGCCCTGTCCGGCAAGCGGCTCGACCGCGTCGGCTACCGCGTCCACGTCCTGTGCGGCGACAGCGAACTCGCCGAGGGATCGGTGTGGGAGGCCGCCGAACACGCCGGTTTCGAGCACCTCGACAACCTCACCCTGATCGTCGACGTCAACCGGCTCGGCCAGCGCGGCCCGACCCGGCACGGCCACGACCTGGACGCGTACGCGCGCCGCTTCCGCGCCTTCGGCTGGCACACCATCGAGATCGACGGGCACGACATCGCCGAGATCGACCACGCGTACACCGGGGCCGCGTCCACCACGGGACGACCGACCGCGATCATCGCCCGCACCGTCAAGGGCAAGGGGGTCGCCTCCGTCGAGGACCGGGAGGGACTGCACGGCAAGCCGCTGCCGGACGCCGCCGCGGCCGTCGAGGAACTGGGCGGTGACCGGGGCACGCGCGTGCACGTACAAGCGCCGCCCGCCGCAAGGGCGTTGCACTCCGTGCGCGGCGCCGAGCCCGAGCTGCCGCGCTACGAGATCGGCGACGAGGTCGCCACCCGCACCGCCTTCGGCGAGGCCCTCACCGCGCTGGGCTCCGCCCGCGGGGACGTCGTCGTGCTCGACGGCGAGGTCGGCGACTCCACCCGCGCCGAGTTCTTCGCCAAGGAGCATCCCGACCGCTACTTCGAGTGCTACATCGCCGAACAGCAGCTCGTCGGCGCCAGCGTGGGGCTCGCGGCGCGCGGCTGGGTGCCGTTCGCGGCCACGTTCGGCGCGTTCCTGACCCGGGCGCACGACTTCGTGCGGATGGCGGCGGTCAGCGGGGCCGGGATCAACCTGGTCGGCTCGCACGCGGGCGTCGCCATCGGGCAGGACGGCCCCTCCCAGATGGGCCTGGAGGACCTGGCGATGTTCCGGGCCGTGCACGGGTCGACGGTGCTGTGCCCGTGCGACGCCAACCAGACGGCTCAACTCGTCGCGCGGATGGCCGATTTGAGCGGCGTGCGCTATCTGCGGACGTCGCGCGGGGCGGGCCCGGTCATCTACGGGCCGGACGAGGAGTTCCCGGTGGGCGGGTCCAAGGTGCTGCGCTCCGGCGACCACGACCGGGTCACGCTCGTCGCCGCCGGGGTCACGGTGCACGAGGCGCTGGCCGCCGCCGACGAACTGGCGACGGCCGGGATTCCCGTACGGGTGATCGACGCGTACTCGGTGAAGCCGGTGGACCGGGAGGCCCTGCGGGAGGCCGCGCGGGCCACCGGATGCCTGGTCACCGTGGAGGACCACCGTGAGGAGGGCGGCCTCGGGGACGCCGTCGCCCAGGTCTTCTCGGACGGGAGCCCGGCGCCGCGGCTGGTGCGGCTGGGAGTGCGCACGATGCCCGGATCCGCCTCCCCGGAGGAGCAGTTGCGGGAGGCCGGGATCGACGCCGGGTCCCTTTCGGCGGCGGTGGCGCTGCTGGTGGAGCAGCACGTGGCGCCCTGA
- a CDS encoding GvpL/GvpF family gas vesicle protein, with the protein MSSTYIYGIASAEHPTLPDGMGGIGKPARTVHIVKKGPLAAIVSEAPDDLRPKRRDLLAHQSVLAEAGAGGPVLPMRFGSLAPDEEAVADVLAERVDHYQERLRTLDGKVEYNVKAQHDEEAVLHRVMAENPDVRSMTDANRQAGGGTYEDRLRLGELVVGAVQAREAEDALELQQLLEPAADAVSTGPESTGWLANISFLVDRKAAERFLAAVEDVRRDHSHIQLTVNGPLPPYSFVEPGPSAPAGSTE; encoded by the coding sequence GTGAGCAGTACGTACATCTACGGCATCGCGAGTGCCGAACATCCCACGCTGCCCGACGGCATGGGCGGCATCGGCAAGCCCGCGCGCACGGTGCACATCGTGAAGAAGGGGCCGCTGGCCGCGATCGTCAGCGAGGCTCCGGACGACCTGCGGCCCAAGCGGCGTGATCTGCTCGCCCACCAGAGCGTGCTCGCCGAGGCGGGCGCCGGCGGTCCGGTGCTCCCCATGCGGTTCGGCAGTCTGGCCCCGGACGAGGAGGCCGTGGCCGACGTGCTCGCCGAGCGCGTCGACCACTACCAGGAGCGGCTGCGCACGCTGGACGGCAAGGTCGAGTACAACGTCAAGGCGCAGCACGACGAAGAGGCCGTACTGCACCGGGTGATGGCCGAGAACCCCGACGTCCGCTCGATGACCGACGCCAACCGGCAGGCGGGCGGCGGTACGTACGAGGACCGGCTGCGGCTCGGCGAGCTCGTGGTCGGCGCCGTGCAGGCCCGCGAGGCCGAGGACGCGCTGGAGTTGCAGCAGTTGCTCGAACCGGCCGCGGACGCGGTGTCGACGGGCCCCGAGAGCACCGGCTGGCTGGCCAACATCTCGTTCCTCGTCGACCGGAAGGCTGCCGAGCGCTTCCTCGCCGCCGTCGAGGACGTCCGCCGCGACCACTCCCACATCCAGCTCACCGTCAACGGCCCGCTCCCGCCGTACAGCTTCGTGGAGCCGGGCCCGTCCGCACCCGCGGGCAGTACGGAGTGA
- a CDS encoding gas vesicle structural protein GvpA has protein sequence MTVVPAQQSGGGGGTSGLYDVLELVLDRGLVIDAFVRVSLVGIEILKIDVRVVVASVDTYLRFAEACNRLDLETGSKKPSGLTDILGDTMESGARGKTKGALSGAAQTISDAFNQAREEGEAEPRRTRRAPSRRKEEQ, from the coding sequence ATGACCGTTGTCCCCGCACAACAGTCAGGCGGCGGTGGCGGCACCAGCGGCCTGTACGACGTACTCGAACTCGTCCTGGACCGCGGGCTCGTCATCGACGCGTTCGTCCGTGTCTCGCTGGTCGGCATCGAGATCCTGAAGATCGACGTCAGGGTCGTCGTCGCCAGTGTCGACACCTACCTCCGGTTCGCCGAGGCGTGCAACCGGCTCGACCTGGAGACCGGCAGCAAGAAGCCGTCCGGCCTCACCGACATCCTCGGCGACACCATGGAGTCCGGCGCGCGCGGCAAGACCAAGGGCGCCCTCTCCGGCGCCGCGCAGACCATCTCGGACGCCTTCAACCAGGCCCGCGAGGAGGGTGAGGCCGAGCCGCGCCGCACCCGCCGCGCCCCGAGCCGTCGTAAGGAGGAGCAGTGA